One Clostridium novyi NT genomic window carries:
- a CDS encoding phosphoenolpyruvate hydrolase family protein, which yields MNDILDKLKKRIKSNGHIIGIASGSGLTSKYSTMSGADIVLALSAGIFRKMGRSSLASYMCYSNSNEVVMNFGTRELMPLIKNTPIFFGINATDPTIKLKEYIMEIKEQGFAGINNFPTVGLIDGFFREKLEEEGISYKKEIEAIKIASELGLMSIAFVFNEEQAREMINAGAEIICVHLGLTCGGFMGAAKVLSLEVAKQLANRVFEVCDKMNPNIIKLVFGGPIKTPIDAQFFYQNTSCQGFIGGSCFERIPVEKAIIDTTKAFDNVGKYDEDKAILKELNNGSEEDCVEYVKKYIHDFYMKPIYIRELSESIHISSSYLSTKFKKKVGISFTEYLVTFRINKACEILLNKSIPIKTVANMVAYDDYSQFSKIFKKYTGKTPKEYREQF from the coding sequence ATGAATGATATATTAGATAAATTAAAAAAACGCATAAAATCAAATGGACATATAATAGGAATTGCGTCGGGAAGTGGACTTACAAGTAAATATTCAACTATGAGCGGAGCAGATATAGTTTTAGCTTTAAGTGCGGGAATATTTAGAAAGATGGGAAGAAGTTCATTAGCAAGTTATATGTGCTATTCTAACAGCAATGAAGTTGTAATGAATTTTGGCACAAGAGAACTTATGCCACTTATAAAAAATACCCCTATATTTTTTGGGATAAATGCAACAGACCCAACAATTAAGTTAAAAGAATACATAATGGAAATAAAAGAGCAGGGATTCGCGGGTATAAATAATTTTCCAACGGTTGGTCTCATTGATGGATTTTTTAGAGAAAAGTTAGAAGAAGAAGGGATAAGTTATAAAAAGGAAATTGAAGCTATAAAAATAGCAAGTGAACTAGGATTAATGTCCATAGCATTTGTATTTAATGAAGAACAAGCACGAGAAATGATTAACGCTGGAGCAGAGATTATATGTGTTCACTTAGGACTTACTTGTGGAGGATTTATGGGAGCTGCAAAAGTGTTATCCTTAGAAGTTGCAAAACAGCTTGCAAATAGAGTATTTGAAGTATGTGATAAGATGAATCCTAATATTATAAAATTAGTTTTCGGAGGTCCAATAAAAACGCCTATAGATGCACAATTTTTTTATCAAAACACTAGTTGTCAAGGATTTATTGGAGGTTCTTGCTTTGAAAGGATTCCAGTAGAAAAAGCCATTATAGATACTACAAAAGCTTTTGATAATGTTGGAAAGTATGATGAGGATAAAGCGATTTTAAAGGAATTAAATAATGGATCAGAAGAGGATTGTGTAGAGTATGTAAAAAAATACATCCATGATTTTTATATGAAACCTATATATATAAGAGAACTTTCAGAATCTATACATATTTCATCATCATATTTAAGCACCAAGTTTAAAAAGAAAGTTGGAATAAGTTTCACAGAGTATTTGGTAACCTTTAGGATTAATAAGGCATGTGAAATATTATTAAATAAGAGTATACCAATTAAAACTGTAGCAAATATGGTGGCATATGATGATTACAGTCAATTTAGTAAGATATTTAAGAAATATACGGGCAAAACACCAAAAGAATATAGGGAACAATTCTAA
- a CDS encoding GGGtGRT protein, with amino-acid sequence MALFEGYERRIDGINTVLKKYGMNSIEDAKKVCDEKGINVYDIVRSIQPICFENACWAYTLGAAIAIKNGCTSASDAAKNIGEGLQAFCIPGSVADDRKVGLGHGNLGAMLLSEDAKCFAFLAGHESFAAAEGAIGIAKSANKVRKEPLRVILNGLGKDAAQIISRINGFTYVQTQFDYYTGELKIVKETAYSKGERAEVRCFGADDVREGVAIMHHEGVDVSITGNSTNPTRFQHPVAGTYKKECFEMGKKYFSVASGGGTGRTLHPDNMAAGPASYGMTDTMGRMHSDAQFAGSSSVPAHVDMMGLIGMGNNPMVGATVAVAVAIEEAMK; translated from the coding sequence ATGGCATTATTTGAAGGATATGAAAGAAGAATTGACGGAATTAATACTGTCTTAAAAAAGTATGGAATGAACTCAATAGAAGACGCTAAAAAAGTATGTGACGAAAAAGGAATAAATGTTTACGATATCGTAAGATCAATTCAACCAATCTGTTTTGAAAACGCATGTTGGGCTTACACATTAGGTGCAGCAATAGCTATAAAAAATGGATGTACAAGCGCATCAGATGCTGCAAAGAATATTGGAGAAGGACTTCAAGCTTTCTGTATTCCAGGATCTGTTGCAGACGACAGAAAAGTTGGTCTTGGACACGGTAACTTAGGAGCAATGTTATTAAGCGAAGATGCTAAATGTTTTGCTTTCCTTGCAGGACACGAATCTTTCGCAGCTGCTGAAGGTGCAATCGGTATTGCTAAATCAGCAAACAAAGTTAGAAAAGAGCCTTTAAGAGTTATCTTAAATGGTCTTGGAAAAGACGCAGCTCAAATAATCTCTAGAATCAATGGTTTTACATATGTACAAACTCAATTTGATTATTACACTGGAGAACTTAAAATAGTAAAAGAAACTGCATACTCTAAGGGAGAACGTGCTGAAGTTAGATGTTTTGGTGCTGATGATGTTAGAGAAGGTGTTGCTATAATGCATCACGAAGGAGTAGACGTATCAATCACTGGTAACTCTACAAACCCAACAAGATTCCAACATCCAGTAGCTGGAACATACAAAAAAGAATGTTTCGAAATGGGTAAAAAATACTTCTCAGTAGCATCAGGTGGTGGTACAGGAAGAACTCTTCACCCAGATAACATGGCAGCAGGTCCTGCTTCTTATGGTATGACTGATACTATGGGAAGAATGCACTCTGATGCACAATTCGCTGGATCTTCATCAGTTCCTGCACACGTTGATATGATGGGACTTATCGGAATGGGTAACAACCCAATGGTAGGTGCTACAGTTGCTGTTGCAGTTGCTATAGAAGAAGCTATGAAATAA
- a CDS encoding iron-sulfur cluster assembly scaffold protein, whose protein sequence is MNYTNEVAKMTCVAKGPNHGPAPIPEEGKWVSAKEIKDISGLTHGVGRCAPQQGACKLTLNVKEGIIQEALVETIGCSGMTHSAAMAAEILSGKTILEALNTDLVCDAINTAMRELFLQIVYGRTQTAFSEGGLPVGAGLEDLGKGHRSQVGTMYSSAAKGPRYLEMVEGYVTKTGLDENNEIIGYEFINFGKMMDMIKQGMDANEAMKKATGNYGRFADAVKVIDPREE, encoded by the coding sequence ATGAATTACACAAACGAAGTTGCAAAAATGACTTGTGTAGCAAAAGGACCTAATCATGGCCCAGCACCTATACCAGAAGAAGGAAAATGGGTAAGTGCAAAAGAAATTAAAGATATTTCTGGTTTAACACACGGTGTAGGTAGATGTGCACCACAACAAGGAGCATGTAAACTTACTCTTAACGTAAAAGAAGGAATTATTCAAGAAGCTTTAGTTGAAACAATAGGATGTTCTGGAATGACTCACTCTGCAGCAATGGCAGCAGAAATATTATCAGGAAAGACAATACTTGAAGCATTAAATACAGACCTTGTATGTGATGCTATCAATACTGCTATGAGAGAATTATTCTTACAAATCGTATATGGTAGAACTCAAACAGCTTTCTCTGAAGGTGGACTACCTGTAGGTGCAGGACTTGAAGACTTAGGAAAAGGTCACAGAAGCCAAGTTGGTACTATGTACAGCTCAGCTGCTAAAGGTCCTAGATACTTAGAAATGGTTGAAGGATATGTTACTAAGACTGGATTAGATGAAAATAACGAAATCATTGGATACGAATTTATAAACTTCGGAAAAATGATGGACATGATAAAACAAGGTATGGATGCTAATGAAGCTATGAAGAAAGCAACAGGAAACTATGGTAGATTTGCTGATGCTGTAAAAGTAATAGATCCAAGAGAAGAGTAA